A region of the Pseudomonas anguilliseptica genome:
CATGCGCTACGCCGCCGAGCACATCACCTCGCAGGATGATCAGGTGATTCTCATGGCCGGGGTCGATACCCAGGTGATGCATGGTTTCGTCAATTGCGGCGCGACCGGCGCCATCACCGGCATCGGCAACGTCCTGCCGCGCGAAGTGCTGCAGTTGGTGGAGCTGAGCAAGCAGGCCGCCCAGGGCGATGCCGTTGCCCGCCGCCGCGCCCTGGAGCTGTCAGAGGCGCTCAACGTGCTGTCGTCTTTCGACGAGGGCTGCGACCTGGTTCTTTATTACAAGCACCTGATGGTGCTGGGCGGCGACGCGGAATACAGCCTGCACTTCAATCCAAGCGATGCCCAGCGCCACTACGCCGAGACCCAGTACCGGCTGTTCCGCCAGTGGTATGCCAATTGGTCGGCCGAGCACAACCTCGCCTGATACCGTGCTGCGGCCGGGTGCTCACCTGCATCCGGCCGATCTGCCGCATTCAACCGAACAGCCCCCAACAGGAGCTAGCAATGCCCGCCATCACCGGCCACAACTTTATCGCCGGCGGCCGCAGCGCCACCGGCGAGATCATCCTGCAGAGTTTCGACGCCAGCAGCGGCGAGGCCCTGCCCTACAGTTTCCACCAGGCCAGCGAAGCCGAGGTGGACGCCGCCGCGCGCGCCGCCGAGGCCGCCTACCCGGCCTACCGCCAGCTGAGCCCGGAACAGCGCGCCCAGTTCCTCGACGCCATCGCCGAGGAGATCGATGCCCTCGGCGATGACTTCGTGGCCATCGTCTGCCGCGAAACCGCCCTGCCGCCGGCACGCATCCAGGGCGAACGGGCGCGCACCAGCGGCCAGCTGCGCCTGTTCGCCCAGGTGCTGCGCCGCGGCGACTTCCTCGGCGCGCGCATCGACCGCGCCCAGCCCGAGCGCCAGCCACTGGCCCGGGCCGATCTGCGCCAATGGCAGATCGGAGTCGGCCCCGTGGCAGTGTTCGGCGCCAGCAACTTTCCCCTGGCCTTCTCCACCGCCGGTGGCGACAGTGCCGCGGCCCTGGCCGCCGGCTGCCCGGTGGTGTTCAAGGCCCACAGCGGCCATATGGCCACCGCCGAGCTGGTGGCGCAGGCGATCATCCGTGCCGCCGAGACCACCGGCATGCCAGCCGGGGTGTTCAACATGGTCTACGGCGGCGGGGTTGGCGAGTGGCTGGTCAAACACCCGGCGATCCAGGCGGTGGGCTTTACCGGCTCGCTCAAGGCCCGCGGCGAGCAGATCGCCAGCGAACTGAGCGCCTCGGTGATCTTGGGCTGCGGCCAGTTCTGCACCAATCCTGGCCTGATCATTGGCCTGAGTTCGCCGGCATTCGGCGCCTTTACCCGCGAACTCGCCGCGCATATGGCGGATCAAGCGGCGCAGACCATGCTTAACGCTGGCACCTTGAGCAGCTACGAACACGGCGTGTCTGCACTGCACCGCCACCCCGCCGTGCGTCATCTGGCCGGCCAGCCGCAGCAGGGGCGCCAGGCCTGGCCGCAACTGTTCCAGGCCGATGTCGGCCTGCTGCTGGGGGGCGACCCACTGCTCCAGGAGGAGGTCTTCGGCCCCTGCACGGTGCTGGTCGAGGTGGCCGATCTGCATGAGCTGCAACTCGCCGTGCAGGCCCTGCACGGCCAGCTCAGCGCCAGCCTGATCGCCGAGCCGGAAGACCTCAGCCTGTGTGCGGCGCTACTGCCACTGCTGGAGCACAAGGCCGGGCGCCTGTTGCTCAATGGCTACCCTACCGGCGTGGAAGTCTGCGATGCCATGGTGCACGGCGGCCCCTACCCGGCCACCTCGGATGCCCGCGGCAGCTCGGTAGGCAGCCTGGCCATCGAGCGCTTTCTGCGCCCTGTGTGCTACCAGAACTATCCGGACCAGCTGCTGCCCAAGGCCCTGCAAAACGCCAACCCCCTGGGCATCGAACGCCTAGTGGACGGGCAACACACACGGGCGCCGCTGCTCTGATTTCGTGCCGGCACGGATAGGCGGTGCCTGTGATTTCAACCCGGCCTCGGCCGGGTTTTTTATGGCGATCTGCTAATCCAGCAACGCCTGCAGGTCGTCATACAGCGTCTGCGTGATCTCCACCCCATGGGTCAGGCTGTGCGCCCGGGCGGCATAGCGACGCTGCGAGGGCAGGCGTGCGCCTTGTTCCTGCATGGCCATAAACAGGGCCTCGGCGCGGGCCAGGTGCCGGGCGGCCTGATCACCCAGAAAGCGCTGCGGATCCAGGGCGATCAGCAATTCCCCGTGGTAGGGCAAAGCCTTGCTACCGGCGTCATGGGCGCTGGATTCGAGGCTGGTCAGATCGCCGATCAAGGGCCCCGCGATCAGCTCGATCATGGCGGACAGGGCCGAGCCCTTGTGCCCGCCGAAGGTCAGCATGGCGCCCTGATCGAGTACTTCGCCAGCATCACTACAAGGCTGGCCATGGCGATCGATCCCCCACCCGGGCGGCAAGGGTTCGCCCGAACGGCGGTGCCGTTCGATATCGCCGCGGGCGATGGCACTGGTGGCAAAGTCGAAGATAAAGGGCGCCTGGCCAGCGCGCGGCCAGCCAAAGGCGATGGGGTTGGTACCAAATAACGGACGGCTGCCACCGGCCGGGGCCACATAGGCCTGGGTCGGGTTGCAGGCCAGGGCCACCAGCCCCAGCTCGGTCAGCGCCTCCAGTTCGACCCAGAGGGCGGAAAAGTGCACGCAGTGGTTAATCGCCAAAGCCGCGATACCGTTGGCCCGGGCCTTGTCCGCCAGCAACGGCAGGCCGGCGGCAAAGGCCAGCTGGGAAAACCCGCCCCGGGCATCCACCCGCACCACACCCGGTGCCTGGTCATGCACCTGCGGCTCGGCGCAAGGCTCGACCTTACCAGCCCTGAGCGCCTGCACTATGCCGAGCAGACGCCACAGGCCATGGGAAGTGCAGCCATCACGCTCGCCGGCCAGCAGCGTAGCGCCGATGGCCCGTACATAGGCCTCGCTGAAGCCGTGCCGGCGCAGAATGGCCTGCGCCAGCTCCTCGGCCTGTTCCAGGGTCAATCGCAACATCCGTAGCCTCCTCCGGGTCAATTAAGCCCAGGGTGGCCCAGCGCGTTGTCGGTGACTTGATCGCTTTGCCCGCGCCCTATGCCGAATACAGCACAGCCCACTACAACCCAGGCTGCAGATAATTGGCGGCGACGCTACTCCCAGGCATATAACCAGCCCACCGCACTGACCCGCCCTTCGCTGAAGGCCACCAGCAGCTGATCATGCTGGCCGCGCCAGTGATAACTCCACAGCAGCGGCCCTGGGCTGCCCTGCCACTCCGTGCGGCGCTGCCAGTCGGCGTAATCCGCCTGCTCGATCGTGACTTTGGCATCAGGCTCACCCAACAGCGCCAGCACCGCCGGCGTATCGCTATGCGCAGCCAGCACCTCTGCGGCCAGCGTCTGCATCAGCTGGTGCTTGCGCCCCTGCCAGGCATCCAGATCCTGCCGCCACTCGCCACCGGCAAAATTCCCCTTGGCTTGACGCAGCTGCGTCCACTCGGCCGCCATCGTGGGCCCCTTATCAGCGCCTGCCTGCTGCTGGGCTCCGCCTGAAGCACAGCCCAAGGCCAACCCGAGGGTCAGCAGCAACATGCCGATCCGCAATCCATTGATTCCTTGCATAAATCCCTCCTTACACGGTTGCCATACATAGCCAGCAGCCATCATTTTTACGAACATCGTGTCGACTATATGTCGTGAAAATACGAAAAACGACAGCGATCTACGAAGAAATTGACAGCCAGCCAAGCGCCTTCTAAGTTCCTTTGCACTCTTGTACCAGATCGGCCAGCCTCCCATAACAAGATGTTCAGGGGCATGCAGTAGCGCCAACGCATTCGGCATCAAGAGCTTCCACTGCCAAACATCCCTCGCCCTCCACAAGGGGGCAAAAAACACACCGTTCCTTACCAGGGGCGGACAAACAATAAGTGAAGGATAGGAATCTCAAGAATGAGAAAGCGGAAGTTAACCCTCGCCATCAGTGCCAGCATCACCGCGCTTTGCATGCTCACCGCGGTTCAGGCCAACCCCCAAGAAGACTTTATGTTGCTGGAGCAGGAAAAAGCCGCCAACCAGGTGTACAAGGCGTTTTTCCCTAAGGATGGTCTGAAAAAGACTTCCTGATTTTGGCAAAATATCCGCACTCCACCCGCCGAGTTTTCCGATGAAGCAAATGACCTTCGCCGATGCCGAGTACGCCGGCAAACGCAAGCAGACCCGCAAAGAGTTGTTCCTGATCGAGATGGATCGGGTGGTGCCGTGGAAGGGTTTGATCGCACTGATCGAACCGTATTACCCCAAGGGTGAAGGCGGTCGGCCGGCCTATCCGCTGATGGCGATGCTACGTGTGCACCTGATGCAGAACTGGTTCGGCTACAGCGACCCGGCGATGGAAGAAGCGCTGTACGAGACCACTATCCTGCGGCAGTTCGCCGGGCTGAGTCTGGAACGTATCCCCGACGAAACCACCATCCTCAACTTCCGTCGTCTGCTGGAGAAACATGAGTTGGCTGCCGGCATCCTGGCCGTCATCAATGGCTATCTTGGCGACCGTGGCCTGTCGTTGCGCCAAGGCACCATCGTCGATGCCACGCTGATCAATGCGCCGAGTTCGACCAAGAACAAGGACGGCAAACGCGACCCAGAGATGCACCAGGCCAAGAAGGGCAACCAATACTACTTCGGCATGAAGGCGCACATTGGCGTGGATGACGAGTCGGGGCTGGTACACAGCGTGGTAGGCACGGCGGCCAACGTGGCGGATGTCACTCAGGTCGACAAGTTGCTGCACGGCGAGGAAAACGTGGTGTGCGCCGATGCGGGTTATACCGGCGTCGAAAAGCGCCCCGAACATGATGGGCGCGAGGTGATCTGGCAGGTTGCTGCCCGCCGCAGCACCTATAAGAAGCTGGGTAAGAGCAGCCCGCTGTACAAAGCCAAACGCAAGATCGAGAAGGCCAAGGCCCAGGTGCGCGCCAAGGTTGAGCACCCGTTCCGGGTGATCAAGCGTCAGTTCAGTTATGTAAAGACACGCTTCCGTGGCTTGGCCAAGAACACGGCGCAACTGGTGACGCTGTTCGCGCTGTCGAACCTGTGGATGGCACGCCGACATTTACTGACCAATGCAGGAGAGGTGCGCCTGTAATGCGGGAAATGGCTGCCGCGAGCTACTCGCGGCGGCTAAAAACACAGAAATGAATGGGTAATCTGATCGTTTTTGATCGATTTGCCGCTTTCAAAATCGGCGGGGCTGAAGTCAGCCAGAAATACATGGCTACTTCAGACCATCCCAAACGAAGACATTGCCCGCAAAGCGGCCATCAGCTTCCACGGTCAGTTGCTTGAGTCGCACTACAAGCAAGGCTACCTGATCATGGAGCTGACCGAGGAAGAACAGGAGAAACTCACGGCCTTCGGTTTTACCTTCGCACCGGCCACCGAGTTTATTGCCAAGCGCAATGAAGTCCTCACGCAGATCCAGAATCGCCTGCAACAGCGCAGCCTGAAAAGCGCCACGGCGATGAGCGACGCAAGCCTGGCCAGCATCCCCGGTTATGCCTGCTATGAAACCCTGGAGAGTACTTACAGCGTGGCCAGCGGCATGGCCAGTCAGTTCCCCGGCATTGCCGAATGGCTGCTGGTTGGTCAGACGTGGGAGAAGCTCAACGGCCAGGGCGGGCACGACATCGGCGTGCTCAAGCTGACCAACAAAGCCATTACCGGCAATAAGCCCAAGCTGTTTATCAACAGCGCCATCCATGCCCGCGAATACACCACGGCACCGCTGGTGCTGGATTTCGCCCGCTGGCTGGTCAACGGCTACGGCACCGATGCCGACGCCACCTGGATTCTCGATCACCACGAAGTCCATCTGATGCTGCAGACCAACCCGGACGGTCGCAAGAAAGCCGAAACCGGGCTGTCCTGGCGCAAGAATGCCAACCAGAACTATTGCGGCGCCAACAGCAACAGCCGCGGCGCCGACCTCAACCGCAACTTCACCTTCGGCTGGAACAGCACCAACGGCCAAGGCTCCAGCGGCAGTGCCTGCAATGACACCTACCGTGGCCCAAGCGCCGGCTCCGAGCCGGAAATCCAGACTCTGGAAGCTTATGTGCGCAGCCTCTGGCCGGACCGTCGCGGCCCCGGCAAGAATGACGCAGCGCCAAGCGATATCAGCGGCATCCACCTGGATATCCACAGCTACAGCGAACTAGTGCTATGGCCGTGGGGCGATACCAGCCAGGCCGCGCCGAATGGCACCGCGCTGCAGACCCTGGGACGCAAATTCGCCCTGTTCAATGGCTATTCGCCACAGCAGTCCATCGGCCTCTACCCGACCGACGGCACCCCGGGCGGCCCGGATATCAGCAACCTTGCGCTGAGTGGTAATGCGTCCAGCGGCGTGCCGGCCGGCACTCTGGTTACGCTGAGTGCCACCGCGAGTGACCTGCGCTTCAGCACCCGCAACGGCACCGAGCCGACGCAGAACGTCACCGCCGCCGAGTACTACATCGACAAGGCGCCCTGGGAGTCAGGCGCTCAGGCGATGCCATTGCAACCCTTGGACGGCAGCTTCAACGGCAAGACCGAAGGCCTGACCGGCAGCATCGCCACCACCGGGCTGCAGCCAGGCAAGCACACCGCATATGTCCGCGCGCGGGATGCGTCCGGCACCTGGGGTGCGGTCTCGGCGGCATTTCTGGTGATCGGCAGCGGTACGCCGCAGCCAAACTACTGCAGTGCGGCCAGCGGCAACGCCAACGATGAGTGGATCAGCCAGGTCAGCTTCGGCAGCTTTACCCGCAGCTCAGCCGCCAGCACCTACAGCGACTTCACCGAACCGCGGATCGGCCAGGTGGTGAACCTGCAACGGGGCAGCAACAGCCTGCGCCTGACGCCGCAATTTGCCGGCACGGCGTACAACGAGTACTGGAAGGTCTGGATCGACCTGAACAAGGACGGCGACGTCACCGATGCGGGTGAAGAACTGTTCACCTCCGCACGCGCGCTCAGAACGGTGGTGAATGGCAACCTGGTGATCCCTGCAGGCGCCGCCACCGGGAAAACCCGCCTGCGGGTAGCCATGCGCTACAACACCGCGCCCGTGCCGTGTGGCACCTTCAATTACGGCGAAGTGGAGGATTACACCGTCAATATCGAGTAAGACCTGGCAGCCTGGAGCCGTCTTATACGGCCCCAGGTTCGCTTCCAGCCCTAACGCATTTAGCGCGCCGTCGCTGATGCATCCTTCTTCGATCCCACCTGCAGACTGTGCAGGTAGCTGGTCGCGATCAACTCCGGAAAATCGATCAACTCATGCTGCAGCTGACGCTGCTCGGCATAGCTTTCAATCGCGCGGCGGTATTACATGCGACGCTGATCCAGCAGCTTGCGCCGGGCCTTGGCGTCGCTGCTTTCGTGGGACTGCGGTTTATCCAGATAGCCAGACATAGGGGGTAACTCCCAAGCTGAATAAGGGGAGTACCAGCATCGACCCTGGATATGACGCTTTGATGGCCACGCGATAACGTGGCGATGAAATTAGCGGCGCAGAAACCTGATTCAAGATCTCGCGAGCTAGAGCGAGACAAGGCAAAAACGGCCGAGGACGCGGAGTTTACGGTTTGTAAATGAGCAGTCCGAGGCCGTTTTTAACGCAGGATCGCCGACGCGCAGCAGATCCTGAACAGGTTTCAGTCTTCGCTGCTCTTATGCGCTTTTGGCGACAGCCGCAGGCTACGCAGACTGCGCTTGACGCTCTTGAGGTGGTTAACCAGGCCTGGGCCACGGGCCATGGCCACACCCATGGCGAGCACGTCGATCACCACCAGGTGAGCGATACGCGAGGTCAGCGGGGTGTAGATTTCGGTGTCTTCCTGCACGTCGATGGCCAGATTGACCGTGGCCAGGTCGGCCAACGGCGTCTGGCTCGGGCACAGAGTGATCAAGGTCGCACCGGTTTCACGCACCAGGTTGGCGGTGATCAGCAAATCCTTGGAGCGCCCGGACTGGGAGATGCAGATGGCCACGTCGGTGGGCTTCAAGGTCACCGCGCTCATCGCCTGCATATGCGGGTCGGAATAGGCTGCGGCCGTGAGCAGCAGGCGGAAGAACTTGTGCTGGGCATCCGCCGCCACTGCGCCGGATGCGCCAAAGCCGTAGAACTCCACGCGCTGGGCATTGGCGATGGCAGCAATGGCCTGCTGCAGGGCCTGGGTGTCGAGTTTCTCGCGCACCTCAATCAAGGTGTGCAGGGTGGTGTCGAAGATCTTCAGGCTGAAGTCCGCCACCGAATCGTCTTCATGAATCGCGAACTGGCCGAAACTGGCACCGGCAGCCAGGCTCTGCGCCAGTTTCAGCTTGAGATCCTGAAAACCGGTGCAGCCAATCGCCCGGCAGAAACGCACAATGGTCGGCTCACTGATACCAACGCTGTGCGCCAGCTCGGCCATGGAGCTGTGCATGACCGAGGCCGGGTCGAGCAGAACATGGTCGGCGACCTTGAGTTCCGATTTGCGGAGTAGATGACGCGACTGGGCAATGTGCTGCAACAGGTTCACAGGTTTAGGCTCGGCATTTGGCTAACGAATCCATCTAGCACGCCGCATTGGAGTCATGACTCGGTTATGATCGGCGTAAGACGGGTTGTAGTGGTCTTGTAGTTATACTACATGGCCGCCGCCCTCGCACGGTTAAACCGAGTCGGAGTTCCCACCTTGAGCATTCCCTGCGACATGCTGGTGTTTGGCGGCACCGGCGACCTGGCCCTGCATAAACTGCTGCCAGCGCTCTACCACCTGCATCGCGCGGGTCGTCTGCATGGTGACACGCGGATTCTCGCCCTGGCCCGCAGCGCCCATAGCCGCACAGCCTTTCAGGCCCTGGCCGAACGCCATTGCCGAGCCCAGGTGGCGCGCAACGACTTCGACAACGACACCTGGGCCGGTTTTGCTGCGCGCCTCGACTACTTCGCCATGGACGCCAGCCAGAGCGCCGATTTCGGCCGCCTGGGCAAACGCCTGGGCGACGACCCCGAGCGCGTGCGCATCTATTACCTGGCCACCGCGCCGGATCTGTTCGAAGACATCGCCTCGCACCTGAAGATCGCCAGCCTGGCCGGCCCCAAGGCGCGCATCGTGCTGGAAAAGCCCATCGGCCATTCGCTGCAGTCGGCGCAGGCGATCAACGCCGCCATCGGCGCGGTATTCGATGAGTCACGGGTGTTCCGCATCGACCATTACCTGGGCAAGGAGACGGTGCAGAACCTGATGGCCCTGCGTTTCGCCAACGCGCTGTTCGAGCCGATCTGGCGCGCCGGGCATATCGATCACGTGCAAATCAGCGTGTGCGAAACCCTTGGCGTGGAAAATCGCGGCGCCTACTACGAAAAAGCCGGCGCCATGCGCGACATGATCCAGAACCACCTGCTGCAGCTACTCTGCCTGGTGGCCATGGAAGCGCCGGTACGTTTCGACGCCGAGGCAGTGCGTAACGAGAAGGTAAAGATCCTCGAAGCCCTGAAACCCATCACCGGCCTCGACGTGCAGGACAAGACCGTGCGCGGCCAGTACACCGCCGGCAAGATCGGCGGCCAGGAAGTGCCGGCCTATTACTTCGAGAAGAACGTCGACAACGACAGCGACACCGAAACCTTTGTCGCCGTGCAGGCCGAGATCGACAACTGGCGCTGGGCCGGCGTGCCGTTCTACCTGCGCACCGGCAAACGCCTGGGGCACAAGACGTCGGAAATCCTTATTCAGTTCAAACCGGTACCGCACCAGCTGTTCGGCGGCGGCGAAGCCAACCGCCTGCTGATTCGCCTGCAGCCGGAAGAACGCATCAGCCTGCAACTGATGGGCAAGAGCCCAGGCAAGGGCATGCACCTGCAGCCGGTAGAGCTCGACCTCAACCTGGCCGACGCCTTCCACAAACAGCGCCGCTGGGACGCCTACGAACGCCTGCTGCTCGACGTGATCGAAGGCGATTCGACGCTGTTTATGCGCCGCGACGAAGTCGAAGCGGCCTGGAGCTGGATCGACCCGATCATCAAGGGCTGGCACCAGCACTACCAGAGCCCGCGGCCCTACCCGGCCGGCAGCGACGGCCCCGAGCAGGCCAGCAACCTGCTGGAGCGCCATGAACGGCAGTGGATGGAATAACTAAGCCAACTGCTGCTCAAACACCTGCAGCACGGCCTCCGGCAACTGCTTGCGCAAGCCATCGCCGCTGATCAACAGCAGCAACGGCAACAGCTTGCGCAGGGTCGCCGGCTGCAATCCGGCGCAAACATCCGCCTGCCGCGCCAGTGACAAGCCACCCAGCACCTGGGCGGCCACCGGCAGATTGCGATCCGCCACCGCCGCTTCGGTCAGTTTGCACAGGTAACCGGTGGAGAAACTGCGCAGGCTTTCGCTGATCAGCGGCATATCGACAATATGCCGGGCAATCTGCAGCACATGGTCGACATCGTTGATGCCGTATATCAGCACCTTGATCTGCTTGGCCGACAGGCACTCGGCATACAGCGCCGCCGTGGCAAAGGCACCATCGGCGCAGAGCTGGCGCGCCACCTCAAGATGCAGGCTGTCGGGCAGGCTCAGGTAGGTATCGAGGATCAGCCGCGGGTCGAGGGTAAGCGCTCCATAAACCTCATCTACAAATGATCCGCAGGCCAGCCAATGCTGAGCTCCAATTTCTTTCTGGAGCCAGCCGTCATGATGCGCCCCGACGCCAAAGTCGAAAAAGTCTATCTATACCCCAAGCCGGTGGATTTCCGAAAATCCATCGATGGCCTGGCCGCCCTGGTCGAGCTGGATATCAAGGTGGCGGTGTTCGACCCGGTGCTGTTCGTCTTCCTCAACCGCGCGCGCAGCCGGGTGAAGATTTTGTATTGGGAGCGCAACGGCTTTTGCCTGTGGCTCAAGCGATTGGAGGCTGAACGCTTCAAGTCGCATCCGGAACCTGGCGAAGATGCGATCGTGCTGACGGCCCAGGAGTTGAACTGGTTGTTGGACGGTATCGACCTGTGGCGCAACCGGCCGCACCAGGTTTTGACCCCTAGGTTCGTCACCTGAGCCGGTATAATCCACGGCATGATTTCTGTGCCCGAAACCCTTCCTGATGACCCCGCCGCGCTCAAGCAATTGCTCGCTGAGGTGTTGTCGTCGGCGCAGGAATTGGCCAAGGACAAGGATGGGCAGATCGAGCGCCTGCGCGAACAAAACGCGCTGTTGATCCAGCGCCTGTTCGGCCGTAAATCCGAGCAGAGCAGCGACCCGGATTCACCGCAGCTAGAGATGTTCAACGAAGCGGAAAGCCTGGCCGAAGCGGCGGCTGAAGCTCCGGCCGCTGAGGTCGAGGAAGAAGTCGTTGCGCCGACCAAGCGCCGCGGCAAGCGCAAGCCGTTACCGGCCGAACTACCGCGTGTCGAGGTCATCCACGAACTGCCCGAACACGAACTGACCTGCGAATGCGGTTGCCGCAAGCAGGCCATCGGCGAAGAAACCAGCGAGCAGCTGGAAATCATCCCGATGCAGGTTCAGGTGATCCGCCACATTCGCAAGACCTATGCCTGCAAGGCCTGCGAAAGCGCGCCGGTCACCGCTGACAAACCGGCCCAACTGATCGAGAAAAGGCTGGC
Encoded here:
- a CDS encoding IS5 family transposase, giving the protein MKQMTFADAEYAGKRKQTRKELFLIEMDRVVPWKGLIALIEPYYPKGEGGRPAYPLMAMLRVHLMQNWFGYSDPAMEEALYETTILRQFAGLSLERIPDETTILNFRRLLEKHELAAGILAVINGYLGDRGLSLRQGTIVDATLINAPSSTKNKDGKRDPEMHQAKKGNQYYFGMKAHIGVDDESGLVHSVVGTAANVADVTQVDKLLHGEENVVCADAGYTGVEKRPEHDGREVIWQVAARRSTYKKLGKSSPLYKAKRKIEKAKAQVRAKVEHPFRVIKRQFSYVKTRFRGLAKNTAQLVTLFALSNLWMARRHLLTNAGEVRL
- a CDS encoding M14 family zinc carboxypeptidase; the encoded protein is MLESHYKQGYLIMELTEEEQEKLTAFGFTFAPATEFIAKRNEVLTQIQNRLQQRSLKSATAMSDASLASIPGYACYETLESTYSVASGMASQFPGIAEWLLVGQTWEKLNGQGGHDIGVLKLTNKAITGNKPKLFINSAIHAREYTTAPLVLDFARWLVNGYGTDADATWILDHHEVHLMLQTNPDGRKKAETGLSWRKNANQNYCGANSNSRGADLNRNFTFGWNSTNGQGSSGSACNDTYRGPSAGSEPEIQTLEAYVRSLWPDRRGPGKNDAAPSDISGIHLDIHSYSELVLWPWGDTSQAAPNGTALQTLGRKFALFNGYSPQQSIGLYPTDGTPGGPDISNLALSGNASSGVPAGTLVTLSATASDLRFSTRNGTEPTQNVTAAEYYIDKAPWESGAQAMPLQPLDGSFNGKTEGLTGSIATTGLQPGKHTAYVRARDASGTWGAVSAAFLVIGSGTPQPNYCSAASGNANDEWISQVSFGSFTRSSAASTYSDFTEPRIGQVVNLQRGSNSLRLTPQFAGTAYNEYWKVWIDLNKDGDVTDAGEELFTSARALRTVVNGNLVIPAGAATGKTRLRVAMRYNTAPVPCGTFNYGEVEDYTVNIE
- the tnpB gene encoding IS66 family insertion sequence element accessory protein TnpB (TnpB, as the term is used for proteins encoded by IS66 family insertion elements, is considered an accessory protein, since TnpC, encoded by a neighboring gene, is a DDE family transposase.), whose amino-acid sequence is MLSSNFFLEPAVMMRPDAKVEKVYLYPKPVDFRKSIDGLAALVELDIKVAVFDPVLFVFLNRARSRVKILYWERNGFCLWLKRLEAERFKSHPEPGEDAIVLTAQELNWLLDGIDLWRNRPHQVLTPRFVT
- the zwf gene encoding glucose-6-phosphate dehydrogenase — encoded protein: MAAALARLNRVGVPTLSIPCDMLVFGGTGDLALHKLLPALYHLHRAGRLHGDTRILALARSAHSRTAFQALAERHCRAQVARNDFDNDTWAGFAARLDYFAMDASQSADFGRLGKRLGDDPERVRIYYLATAPDLFEDIASHLKIASLAGPKARIVLEKPIGHSLQSAQAINAAIGAVFDESRVFRIDHYLGKETVQNLMALRFANALFEPIWRAGHIDHVQISVCETLGVENRGAYYEKAGAMRDMIQNHLLQLLCLVAMEAPVRFDAEAVRNEKVKILEALKPITGLDVQDKTVRGQYTAGKIGGQEVPAYYFEKNVDNDSDTETFVAVQAEIDNWRWAGVPFYLRTGKRLGHKTSEILIQFKPVPHQLFGGGEANRLLIRLQPEERISLQLMGKSPGKGMHLQPVELDLNLADAFHKQRRWDAYERLLLDVIEGDSTLFMRRDEVEAAWSWIDPIIKGWHQHYQSPRPYPAGSDGPEQASNLLERHERQWME
- the hexR gene encoding transcriptional regulator HexR; its protein translation is MNLLQHIAQSRHLLRKSELKVADHVLLDPASVMHSSMAELAHSVGISEPTIVRFCRAIGCTGFQDLKLKLAQSLAAGASFGQFAIHEDDSVADFSLKIFDTTLHTLIEVREKLDTQALQQAIAAIANAQRVEFYGFGASGAVAADAQHKFFRLLLTAAAYSDPHMQAMSAVTLKPTDVAICISQSGRSKDLLITANLVRETGATLITLCPSQTPLADLATVNLAIDVQEDTEIYTPLTSRIAHLVVIDVLAMGVAMARGPGLVNHLKSVKRSLRSLRLSPKAHKSSED
- a CDS encoding aldehyde dehydrogenase (NADP(+)) — protein: MPAITGHNFIAGGRSATGEIILQSFDASSGEALPYSFHQASEAEVDAAARAAEAAYPAYRQLSPEQRAQFLDAIAEEIDALGDDFVAIVCRETALPPARIQGERARTSGQLRLFAQVLRRGDFLGARIDRAQPERQPLARADLRQWQIGVGPVAVFGASNFPLAFSTAGGDSAAALAAGCPVVFKAHSGHMATAELVAQAIIRAAETTGMPAGVFNMVYGGGVGEWLVKHPAIQAVGFTGSLKARGEQIASELSASVILGCGQFCTNPGLIIGLSSPAFGAFTRELAAHMADQAAQTMLNAGTLSSYEHGVSALHRHPAVRHLAGQPQQGRQAWPQLFQADVGLLLGGDPLLQEEVFGPCTVLVEVADLHELQLAVQALHGQLSASLIAEPEDLSLCAALLPLLEHKAGRLLLNGYPTGVEVCDAMVHGGPYPATSDARGSSVGSLAIERFLRPVCYQNYPDQLLPKALQNANPLGIERLVDGQHTRAPLL
- a CDS encoding Ldh family oxidoreductase, whose protein sequence is MLRLTLEQAEELAQAILRRHGFSEAYVRAIGATLLAGERDGCTSHGLWRLLGIVQALRAGKVEPCAEPQVHDQAPGVVRVDARGGFSQLAFAAGLPLLADKARANGIAALAINHCVHFSALWVELEALTELGLVALACNPTQAYVAPAGGSRPLFGTNPIAFGWPRAGQAPFIFDFATSAIARGDIERHRRSGEPLPPGWGIDRHGQPCSDAGEVLDQGAMLTFGGHKGSALSAMIELIAGPLIGDLTSLESSAHDAGSKALPYHGELLIALDPQRFLGDQAARHLARAEALFMAMQEQGARLPSQRRYAARAHSLTHGVEITQTLYDDLQALLD